The following proteins are co-located in the Pseudomonas sp. DY-1 genome:
- a CDS encoding TIGR02450 family Trp-rich protein, with amino-acid sequence MTAPRLNPRKLLLSKWTAVRPSRRERHFLVSRLIFDEGGVLQTVELEAVHSHRCRQLPWRDLTDTRCWQIGWR; translated from the coding sequence GTGACCGCTCCGCGGCTCAATCCGCGCAAATTACTGCTCTCGAAGTGGACGGCCGTACGGCCGTCCAGACGCGAACGACACTTCCTCGTCAGCCGCTTGATCTTCGATGAAGGCGGCGTCCTGCAAACCGTGGAACTCGAAGCTGTGCACAGCCACCGCTGCCGGCAGTTGCCCTGGCGCGACCTGACCGATACCCGCTGCTGGCAGATCGGCTGGCGCTGA